A genomic stretch from Amycolatopsis sp. 195334CR includes:
- a CDS encoding xanthine dehydrogenase family protein molybdopterin-binding subunit, translating into MTQLQEAPSAAKAVGRPLDRVDGAVKTTGEARYAAEFPFPGLAYAAMVHSTVARGRIAAIDTAAALAVPGVLAVITHENAPRMKKPAKPNPLNLSTLASGTRVNYLNTDEIFWNGQPIAVVVADTLEAAREAGALVRAEYTTIPSTVDFKTEQKNAKPQPNSMIQSGGAKKGDAEAALAAAPVSVDLRYSTPAHNHNAIEPHATTALWDGDRLTVHEATQSVDWVRRHLALKFDVPVAGIRVLAPFVGGGFGGKGAVWAGTVLTALAARMTGRPVRMLLSRESVYRTVGGRTPSSQRVALGADTDGRLTSLIHTSITQTGSGGGGPEQVTSQSRHLYAAENILVQQNLVELDTTPNTFMRAPGEAIGTFALEATVDELAYRIGIDPIELRMRNEPTVNPLDGKKFAHRMLRECFARGADEFGWADRTPEPGSMRDGRWLVGWGVAAAYHPAWQFPANVLVRWSADGSVLVRCGFQEMGMGAATAQAQIAADALGVPFESVRVEYGDTVLPTGPSAGGSAQTASVAASLLSACEKLTTALAALAKKHPGGSPGEIIAAAGKPYLEASVGAESGLGAVAGQVRFMSKFVMDQRRWVKAASGAHFCEVRVDPDTGETRVSRWTGVFDVGRVINAKTATSQLKGGIVMGIGMALSEETLVDPRTGRIMNPSLSEYHVPVHADIPPIDVHYLDVPDPTMPLGLIGIGEVGITGVAGAVANAVHHATGKRIRDLPITLDKLL; encoded by the coding sequence ATGACCCAACTGCAAGAAGCCCCCTCAGCCGCCAAGGCCGTCGGCCGTCCGCTGGATCGGGTCGACGGTGCGGTCAAGACCACCGGCGAAGCGCGCTACGCCGCGGAGTTCCCCTTCCCGGGCCTCGCCTACGCGGCCATGGTGCACTCGACCGTCGCCCGCGGCCGGATCGCTGCCATCGACACCGCGGCCGCGCTCGCCGTGCCCGGCGTGCTGGCCGTCATCACCCACGAGAACGCGCCGCGCATGAAGAAGCCCGCGAAGCCCAACCCCCTCAACCTGAGCACGCTCGCCTCCGGTACCAGGGTGAACTACCTGAACACCGACGAGATCTTCTGGAACGGGCAGCCGATCGCGGTGGTCGTCGCCGACACGCTCGAAGCCGCGCGCGAGGCGGGCGCGCTGGTACGCGCCGAGTACACGACCATTCCGTCCACAGTGGACTTCAAGACCGAACAGAAGAACGCCAAACCCCAGCCGAACAGCATGATCCAGTCCGGGGGCGCCAAGAAGGGCGACGCCGAAGCCGCGCTCGCCGCCGCGCCGGTCTCGGTGGACCTGCGGTACTCCACCCCGGCCCACAACCACAACGCGATCGAACCCCACGCCACCACCGCGTTGTGGGACGGCGACCGGCTGACCGTGCACGAAGCCACGCAGAGCGTCGACTGGGTGCGGCGGCACCTCGCGCTGAAGTTCGACGTGCCGGTCGCCGGGATCCGCGTGCTCGCACCGTTCGTCGGCGGTGGCTTCGGCGGCAAGGGCGCGGTCTGGGCGGGCACCGTGCTGACCGCGCTCGCCGCCAGGATGACCGGCCGCCCGGTCCGCATGCTGCTCAGCCGGGAAAGCGTCTACCGCACGGTCGGCGGCCGGACGCCGTCCAGCCAGCGGGTCGCGCTCGGCGCCGACACCGACGGGCGGCTGACCTCGCTCATCCACACCAGCATCACCCAGACCGGCAGCGGAGGCGGCGGCCCGGAGCAGGTCACCTCGCAGTCGCGGCACCTCTACGCCGCCGAGAACATCCTCGTACAGCAGAACCTCGTCGAACTCGACACCACGCCGAACACCTTCATGCGCGCCCCCGGCGAGGCCATCGGCACCTTCGCGCTGGAAGCCACCGTCGACGAACTCGCCTACCGCATCGGCATCGACCCGATCGAACTGCGCATGCGCAACGAACCGACGGTGAATCCGCTGGACGGCAAGAAGTTCGCCCACCGCATGCTGCGCGAGTGCTTCGCCCGCGGAGCCGACGAATTCGGCTGGGCCGACCGGACCCCGGAACCCGGTTCGATGCGGGACGGGCGGTGGCTGGTCGGCTGGGGCGTCGCGGCGGCGTACCACCCGGCGTGGCAGTTCCCGGCCAACGTGCTGGTGCGCTGGTCGGCCGACGGCTCGGTACTGGTCCGCTGCGGCTTCCAGGAAATGGGCATGGGCGCCGCGACCGCCCAGGCGCAGATCGCCGCGGACGCGCTCGGCGTCCCGTTCGAATCGGTCCGCGTGGAGTACGGCGACACCGTGTTGCCGACCGGCCCCAGCGCCGGCGGCTCCGCCCAGACGGCCAGCGTCGCGGCCAGCCTGCTCTCCGCCTGCGAGAAGCTCACGACCGCACTGGCCGCACTGGCGAAGAAGCACCCCGGCGGCTCACCCGGTGAGATCATCGCCGCCGCCGGGAAGCCCTACCTGGAAGCCTCGGTCGGCGCCGAATCCGGTCTCGGCGCGGTGGCCGGGCAGGTCCGGTTCATGTCGAAGTTCGTCATGGACCAGCGGCGCTGGGTGAAGGCGGCGAGCGGTGCGCACTTCTGCGAGGTGCGCGTCGACCCGGACACCGGGGAAACCCGGGTCTCCCGCTGGACCGGCGTGTTCGACGTGGGCCGGGTGATCAACGCGAAAACCGCCACCAGCCAGCTCAAGGGCGGGATCGTGATGGGCATCGGCATGGCGCTGTCGGAGGAGACCCTGGTCGACCCGCGCACCGGGCGGATCATGAACCCGAGCCTGTCGGAGTACCACGTGCCCGTGCACGCCGACATCCCGCCGATCGACGTGCACTACCTGGACGTGCCGGACCCGACCATGCCGCTGGGCCTGATCGGCATCGGGGAGGTCGGCATCACCGGCGTCGCCGGCGCCGTCGCGAACGCCGTCCACCACGCCACCGGCAAACGCATCCGGGACCTGCCCATCACCCTCGACAAACTCCTCTAA
- a CDS encoding ATP-grasp domain-containing protein, whose amino-acid sequence MKALHLLVLGAWPELANNLAGLPARVTLVQLPSPEPGREAAWVHRYLPLDYRDVPGTVAAMERLHANDPVDVVVGLRHYSLPALAAVATALGVPSTPGPAHTVAQDKADVRALIAEGAPRPVAYRICRDERELAAFAAETGYPLIVKPVVGAGKEGVHSVRDAAEIGRAWRHAAATGVAVLAEELVTGQELSVELRSVGGRHEVLAVTDKLTTGPPNFVELRHVLPARIGAAEAEAVATEAVRAVTAIGHRDGPTHVEFVLTADGPAVVEINRRMAGDQIFELLHLATGRNLMRESLLDAIGVAHEPPADLGFGAAIRFPVAARSGRVAEPLPAVAVPGLVRARFVVVSGEMVHPPVTNHDRLGQLVTVADTAREAAEAADSADRLIAVRLLEG is encoded by the coding sequence GTGAAGGCGTTACACCTGCTCGTTCTCGGTGCCTGGCCGGAGCTGGCGAACAACCTCGCCGGGCTGCCCGCCAGGGTCACCCTGGTGCAGTTGCCGTCGCCGGAACCGGGACGGGAGGCCGCCTGGGTCCACCGGTACCTGCCGCTCGACTACCGGGACGTGCCCGGCACGGTCGCCGCGATGGAACGCCTGCACGCCAACGATCCGGTCGACGTGGTGGTCGGACTGCGGCACTACTCGCTGCCCGCGCTGGCGGCCGTCGCGACGGCGCTGGGCGTGCCGTCGACGCCCGGTCCGGCGCACACCGTGGCGCAGGACAAGGCCGACGTCCGCGCCTTGATCGCCGAGGGGGCGCCACGCCCGGTCGCGTACCGGATTTGCCGTGACGAAAGGGAACTGGCCGCCTTCGCCGCGGAAACCGGGTACCCGCTGATCGTGAAACCCGTGGTGGGAGCCGGGAAAGAGGGTGTCCATTCGGTACGGGACGCGGCGGAGATCGGACGAGCCTGGCGGCACGCGGCGGCGACCGGCGTGGCCGTGCTGGCCGAGGAACTGGTCACCGGTCAGGAGCTGAGCGTGGAACTGCGCTCGGTCGGCGGCAGGCACGAAGTGCTTGCGGTGACGGACAAACTGACCACCGGGCCGCCGAACTTCGTCGAACTGCGACACGTGCTCCCCGCCCGGATCGGCGCGGCGGAGGCCGAAGCGGTCGCCACCGAAGCCGTGCGCGCGGTGACCGCGATCGGGCATCGCGACGGCCCCACGCACGTCGAGTTCGTGCTCACCGCCGACGGGCCCGCGGTGGTCGAGATCAACCGGCGGATGGCCGGTGACCAGATCTTCGAGCTGCTGCACCTGGCCACCGGCCGGAACCTGATGCGGGAGTCGTTGCTGGACGCCATCGGCGTGGCGCACGAACCGCCCGCGGACCTCGGTTTCGGGGCGGCGATCCGGTTCCCGGTCGCCGCGCGGTCCGGCCGGGTGGCCGAGCCGCTGCCCGCGGTGGCGGTGCCCGGCCTGGTGCGTGCCCGATTTGTGGTGGTATCGGGGGAAATGGTGCATCCGCCAGTGACCAATCACGACCGTCTGGGGCAGCTCGTCACCGTCGCGGACACGGCCCGCGAGGCGGCCGAAGCCGCCGATTCGGCGGACCGGTTGATCGCTGTTCGATTGCTTGAGGGCTGA
- a CDS encoding 2Fe-2S iron-sulfur cluster-binding protein produces MTELRLRVNGATTALSLPPQVSLLDALREHLGLTGTKKGCDQGACGACTVLADGVRINSCLALAVQYEDAEITTVEGLDDPLQAAFVRHDGLQCGYCTPGQLCSALGMLGEHRSGMPSAVTEDVGAPRTELTDAEIRERMSGNLCRCGAYNGIVDAIREVATP; encoded by the coding sequence GTGACCGAGCTGCGCTTGCGGGTCAACGGGGCCACCACGGCGCTCAGCCTTCCGCCGCAGGTCAGCCTGCTGGACGCGTTGCGTGAGCACCTGGGGCTGACCGGCACGAAGAAGGGCTGCGACCAGGGCGCCTGCGGGGCCTGCACGGTGCTCGCGGACGGGGTGCGGATCAACTCGTGCCTGGCGCTGGCCGTGCAGTACGAGGACGCCGAGATCACCACCGTGGAGGGGCTGGACGACCCGCTGCAGGCGGCGTTCGTCCGCCACGACGGCCTGCAGTGCGGGTACTGCACCCCGGGTCAGCTGTGCTCGGCGCTCGGCATGCTCGGTGAGCACCGGTCGGGCATGCCGAGCGCGGTGACCGAGGACGTCGGCGCGCCGCGGACCGAGCTGACCGACGCCGAGATCCGCGAGCGGATGAGCGGCAACCTGTGCCGGTGCGGTGCGTACAACGGCATCGTCGACGCGATCCGCGAGGTGGCCACGCCATGA
- a CDS encoding xanthine dehydrogenase family protein subunit M: MRSFTYHRATDVPGALRAITAEPNAKFLGGGTNLVDLMRATVERPDAIVDISRLPLTEVEELPDGGLRIGALVRNSALAAHPLVRTRYPVLTQAVLAGASAQLRNMATVGGNLLQRTRCPYFYDPASACNKREPGAGCDALGGFNRGHAILGTGEACIATHPSDLCVALAALDATIEVESLRGIRRLPITEFHRLPGDTPSVETELAADELITAVELPPLPFAVNSRYRKVRDRASYAFALVSVAAALEVQDQTITSVRLALGGVAGKPWRAHEAERSLLGSPATDPSFTTAADAELTTAIGRDHNTFKIDLARRTIVATLRQLTTTLTP, translated from the coding sequence ATGAGGTCCTTCACCTACCACCGCGCCACGGACGTGCCCGGGGCGCTGCGGGCCATCACCGCCGAACCGAACGCGAAGTTCCTCGGCGGCGGCACGAACCTGGTCGACCTGATGCGCGCCACCGTCGAGCGACCGGACGCGATCGTGGACATCAGCCGGTTGCCGCTGACCGAAGTGGAGGAACTGCCCGACGGCGGCCTTCGCATCGGGGCGCTCGTGCGCAACAGCGCGCTGGCCGCGCACCCGTTGGTCCGCACGCGCTACCCGGTGCTCACGCAGGCCGTGCTGGCCGGGGCGTCGGCCCAGCTGCGCAACATGGCGACGGTCGGCGGGAACCTGCTGCAGCGCACCCGGTGTCCGTACTTCTACGATCCGGCGTCGGCGTGCAACAAGCGCGAACCGGGCGCCGGCTGCGACGCGCTGGGCGGGTTCAACCGGGGCCACGCCATCCTCGGCACCGGCGAGGCGTGCATCGCCACGCACCCGTCGGACCTGTGCGTCGCCCTCGCCGCCCTGGACGCGACGATCGAGGTGGAGAGCCTGCGGGGGATCCGCCGCCTCCCGATCACCGAGTTCCACCGGCTACCGGGCGATACCCCTTCTGTTGAAACGGAACTGGCCGCGGACGAGCTGATCACCGCCGTCGAACTGCCGCCGCTGCCGTTCGCCGTGAACTCGCGGTACCGCAAGGTGCGTGACCGCGCCTCGTATGCGTTCGCCCTGGTTTCGGTCGCCGCCGCACTGGAGGTCCAGGACCAGACGATCACCTCCGTGCGCCTGGCCCTCGGCGGCGTGGCTGGAAAGCCCTGGCGCGCCCACGAAGCCGAACGCTCCCTACTCGGCTCGCCCGCCACCGACCCCTCCTTCACCACCGCCGCCGACGCCGAACTCACCACCGCGATCGGCCGGGACCACAACACCTTCAAGATCGACCTGGCGCGCCGGACCATCGTCGCCACCCTGCGCCAGCTCACCACCACCCTCACCCCTTAG
- a CDS encoding serine hydrolase: MIEGTVAPGFEDVREAFDLDHGGGAQLAVHQHGESVADLWTTGAADRIAVTMSCTKGVLAICAHLLAERGELDLDAPVTRYWPEFGTAMPVAYLLSHRAGLPAFELDGADLLDWDRCTGALAGQPPEWSPGTAFAYHSTTFGFLVGEVIRRVTGTNAGRFFDEELARPLGLDLWIGLPAEQEHRVAPIGPNRTPLAELLTTRAGRAAEIPSANGIGDARSLAKLYSAVLNGLLKPETLDRACVPQTDGLPTPVVMPHPQRFSLGFELERSASPLLGPTSFGHAGAGGRLAFADRETGLAVGYVCTHSGWNPGRGPDERWLPWLTALRRRRS, from the coding sequence ATGATCGAGGGCACGGTCGCGCCGGGTTTCGAGGACGTCCGCGAGGCGTTCGACCTGGACCACGGCGGCGGCGCGCAACTGGCCGTCCACCAGCACGGCGAGTCGGTCGCCGATCTCTGGACGACCGGCGCGGCCGACCGGATCGCGGTCACCATGTCGTGCACGAAGGGGGTGCTGGCGATCTGCGCCCACCTGCTCGCCGAACGCGGTGAGCTGGACCTCGACGCGCCGGTGACCCGGTACTGGCCCGAGTTCGGCACCGCCATGCCGGTCGCGTACCTGCTGTCCCACCGCGCCGGGCTGCCCGCCTTCGAGCTCGACGGCGCCGACCTGCTCGACTGGGACCGGTGCACCGGAGCGCTCGCCGGGCAACCCCCGGAATGGTCGCCGGGTACCGCGTTCGCCTACCACTCGACCACGTTCGGCTTCCTGGTCGGCGAGGTGATCCGGCGGGTCACCGGCACCAACGCCGGCCGGTTCTTCGACGAGGAACTGGCCCGCCCGCTGGGGCTCGACCTGTGGATCGGGCTGCCCGCCGAGCAGGAACACCGGGTCGCGCCGATCGGCCCGAACCGGACACCACTGGCCGAACTGCTGACGACGCGCGCGGGCCGAGCCGCGGAAATCCCGTCGGCCAACGGAATCGGTGACGCGCGCTCGCTGGCCAAGCTGTACTCGGCCGTCCTCAATGGACTCCTGAAGCCGGAAACCCTCGACCGCGCGTGCGTTCCGCAGACCGACGGACTGCCGACGCCGGTGGTCATGCCGCACCCGCAACGGTTTTCCCTCGGCTTCGAACTGGAGCGCAGTGCGTCGCCCCTGCTCGGCCCGACCTCGTTCGGTCACGCCGGTGCCGGTGGGCGGCTGGCCTTCGCCGATCGCGAGACCGGCCTGGCCGTCGGGTACGTGTGCACGCATTCCGGCTGGAATCCGGGGCGCGGGCCGGACGAGCGCTGGTTGCCGTGGCTCACCGCGCTCAGGCGTCGGCGCTCGTGA
- a CDS encoding class I SAM-dependent methyltransferase — translation MTTGVNDYDSFAEAYNAENESSLNNAYYERPATLALAGDVAGRRILDVGCGAGPLFEALRDRGALVSGFDRSAGMLELARRRLGADADLRVADVAEPLPYPDASFDDVIASLVLHYLQDWGPTLAEVRRVLKPGGRFITSVNHPTAEYCFARLSGHRPDYFATYESIEELDLAGVAAPVRYWNRPLHAMTDAFTAAGFRLSVLSEPQPVEAAKEKFPGDFELLATAPSFLFFVLESPSG, via the coding sequence ATGACCACTGGGGTGAACGACTACGACAGCTTCGCCGAGGCGTACAACGCGGAGAACGAAAGCAGTCTCAACAACGCCTATTACGAGCGGCCCGCGACCCTGGCCCTCGCCGGGGACGTGGCCGGCAGGCGCATTCTCGATGTGGGTTGTGGTGCGGGCCCGCTGTTCGAGGCTTTGCGTGATCGGGGTGCGCTGGTGTCCGGTTTCGACCGCAGCGCCGGAATGCTCGAGCTGGCCCGGCGTCGCCTCGGTGCCGACGCGGACCTGCGGGTTGCCGACGTGGCCGAGCCGTTGCCCTACCCGGACGCCTCGTTCGACGACGTCATCGCCTCCCTGGTGTTGCACTACCTGCAGGACTGGGGCCCGACCCTCGCCGAGGTGCGGCGGGTGCTCAAGCCCGGCGGCCGATTCATCACCTCGGTCAACCACCCCACGGCCGAATACTGCTTCGCGCGCCTGTCCGGGCACCGGCCGGACTACTTCGCGACCTACGAGTCGATCGAGGAATTGGACCTGGCCGGGGTGGCCGCCCCGGTGCGGTACTGGAACCGCCCGCTGCACGCGATGACCGACGCCTTCACCGCGGCGGGTTTCCGGCTGTCGGTGCTCAGCGAACCGCAGCCGGTGGAGGCCGCGAAGGAGAAGTTCCCCGGGGATTTCGAGCTGCTCGCGACGGCGCCGAGCTTCCTGTTCTTCGTGCTGGAGTCTCCTTCCGGTTAG
- a CDS encoding ATP-grasp domain-containing protein, protein MAHRAQASALVSLLVVHVANVARRRHFARLRAHCPRLLLLMREPSWEAEFADRVVDADTTDLAATVAAARALAEREPVHGVLAFVEHAVPLAAAVAAELGLPFVSPETAYLARDKHAMRQAFAEAGLAQPGFGVARTVAEALAAADRIGYPLVLKPILGGGSKYVVRVDDPGQLAERFEATRRGAWDGFADDALREVALERHGEGLLLEGFLPGAEVSVESLVDGGRTEVVAVHDKPLPMNGPYFEELSYTTPSRLSSPVLDRIAEVTAAAHDALGITLGGTHTELRIDGGEPKILETAARVGGGGVYRSVLLSTGVDLIAAAADLALGRSPQVRAEAARPVGTYTFFAEKAGEVVAVKGLPDPAVSEYEVYVEPGDVVDVPPHVSKSHGCALFTADTVSGLDEVQRRLTRTIRIETR, encoded by the coding sequence GTGGCTCACCGCGCTCAGGCGTCGGCGCTCGTGAGCCTGCTCGTGGTCCACGTGGCGAACGTCGCCCGCCGACGCCACTTCGCCCGGTTGCGGGCGCACTGCCCGCGCCTGCTCCTGCTGATGCGCGAGCCCTCGTGGGAGGCGGAGTTCGCCGATCGGGTGGTCGACGCGGACACCACCGACCTGGCCGCCACCGTGGCGGCGGCGCGAGCGCTGGCGGAACGCGAGCCGGTGCACGGGGTGCTCGCGTTCGTCGAGCACGCGGTGCCGCTGGCCGCGGCGGTCGCCGCCGAACTCGGGTTGCCGTTCGTCAGCCCGGAAACGGCGTACCTGGCCAGGGACAAGCACGCGATGCGGCAGGCATTCGCCGAGGCCGGTCTGGCACAGCCCGGATTCGGTGTGGCCCGGACGGTCGCCGAAGCACTCGCCGCGGCCGATCGGATCGGGTATCCGCTGGTGCTGAAGCCGATTCTGGGCGGTGGCAGCAAGTACGTGGTGCGGGTGGACGACCCCGGGCAGCTCGCGGAGCGGTTCGAAGCCACGCGCCGGGGCGCCTGGGACGGCTTCGCCGACGACGCCCTGCGCGAGGTCGCGCTCGAACGACACGGCGAAGGCCTGCTGCTGGAAGGGTTCCTGCCCGGCGCCGAGGTCAGCGTCGAGTCGCTTGTGGACGGTGGACGGACCGAAGTGGTGGCGGTGCACGACAAACCACTGCCGATGAACGGGCCGTACTTCGAGGAACTGAGCTACACCACGCCGAGCCGGTTGTCCTCCCCGGTGCTTGACCGGATCGCCGAGGTGACCGCCGCCGCGCACGACGCGCTCGGCATCACCCTCGGCGGCACGCACACCGAACTGCGGATCGACGGCGGGGAGCCGAAGATCCTGGAGACGGCCGCCCGGGTCGGCGGCGGTGGTGTCTACCGGTCGGTGTTGCTGAGCACCGGCGTCGACCTGATCGCCGCGGCGGCGGATCTCGCGCTGGGGCGGTCGCCCCAGGTGCGCGCGGAGGCGGCCCGGCCGGTGGGAACGTACACCTTCTTCGCCGAGAAAGCTGGTGAAGTCGTTGCGGTGAAAGGACTTCCCGATCCGGCGGTAAGCGAGTACGAGGTCTACGTCGAGCCGGGTGATGTGGTGGACGTGCCACCGCACGTGTCGAAGTCGCACGGCTGCGCGTTGTTCACCGCGGACACGGTGTCCGGACTGGACGAGGTGCAGCGCCGGCTGACGCGCACGATCCGGATCGAAACCCGGTGA
- a CDS encoding TetR/AcrR family transcriptional regulator has translation MLLREMGQGFVRARRPEQKRQRREAILAAARELALKSGVRSVSLGNVAAAVCLAKSNVVRYFGTREEIYLELAAECWTEWGEALKARLPEVDAADKLSTAIAETLEARPLFCDLLGHSATSLEHNVSVEAAGAFKRQVKLVLGELGDAIARRPIGLTAAEGFEIAAAGTIFAAALYPAANPPSTLLEVYELDPALKAMCPPFVPTIERALFALAAGMPALR, from the coding sequence ATGCTGTTGCGCGAGATGGGACAGGGATTCGTCCGGGCCAGGAGGCCGGAGCAGAAGCGGCAGCGGCGCGAGGCGATCCTCGCCGCCGCGCGCGAGCTCGCGCTGAAGTCCGGCGTGCGCTCGGTCAGCCTCGGCAACGTGGCCGCCGCCGTCTGCCTGGCCAAGTCCAATGTGGTCCGCTACTTCGGCACGCGCGAGGAGATCTACCTGGAGCTGGCCGCCGAGTGCTGGACCGAGTGGGGTGAGGCGCTCAAGGCCAGGCTGCCCGAGGTGGACGCCGCCGACAAGCTCTCCACCGCGATCGCCGAGACGCTGGAGGCGCGGCCGCTGTTCTGCGACCTGCTCGGCCACTCCGCGACCAGCCTGGAGCACAACGTGTCGGTCGAGGCGGCAGGCGCGTTCAAGCGGCAGGTGAAGCTGGTGCTCGGCGAACTGGGTGACGCGATCGCACGCAGGCCCATCGGCCTGACCGCCGCCGAGGGCTTCGAGATCGCGGCCGCGGGCACGATCTTCGCCGCCGCGCTGTACCCCGCGGCGAACCCGCCGTCGACCCTGCTCGAGGTGTACGAGCTGGACCCGGCGCTGAAGGCGATGTGCCCGCCGTTCGTGCCGACGATCGAACGCGCCCTGTTCGCGCTCGCGGCCGGGATGCCGGCGCTGCGATGA